The nucleotide sequence GGAGGAAGCAACCACGCGTCTCTTGGACGATCGATTGGCGTCAGTCAGTGCCAAAACCCCCGCATTTGCGCAGGCGTTACGGGGCTACCGATCAGCGGTTTCAGGTGGGGACGCACCGACAGCTGACGCTCTTGCTGCGTGGTTGGGAGGACAGCCGCACGTCTCCGCAGTGTCGAAGCGAGCCGCAGGTGTGCGCGGGGACCTCGACCATTTCGGTGCACTCGGGTTCCTGCAGGGACTGCTCCTTGTCCTTCGAGATGCCGGGCATCCGGGCCTCTTGGTCGTGCTGGATGAGGTGGAGACACTGCAGCGGGTCCGTGGGGATGTGCGGGACAAAGCGCTCAACGCTTTGCGGCAACTCATGGACGAGGTGGATTCAGGACGATTCCCCGGTCTTTACCTCGTCATGACTGGCACCCCGGCCTTCTTTGACGGCCCCTCCGGAGTGCCGAGGCTTCCACCGTTGGCGCAGCGGCTCGCCACTGATTTCGCCACAGACAGCCGATTCGATAATCCTCGTGCAGTCCAGATTCGGTTGGCTGGTTTCAGTCATGATTCACTCGTTGAGCTGGGCAAGCGGGTTCGGGATCTATATTCGGTCGGAAGCCCGTCGTCCAACCGTATAAATCTTCTAGTTGATGATGATTATGTAAGCGACTTGGCGACAGGGGTGGCCGGTCGACTCGGG is from Arthrobacter burdickii and encodes:
- the brxD gene encoding BREX system ATP-binding protein BrxD translates to MSAEVSPRRRREVIDALRRGTVPANGLDLLAVGLDRFQGALADELDTVASGGATVKAVRGEYGTGKTFFARYLAELALKSGFATAEVQISETETPLHKLETVYRRITESLRTASVAPSAFRSILDAWLFTLEDDAIAADPGLAEAGGVALEEATTRLLDDRLASVSAKTPAFAQALRGYRSAVSGGDAPTADALAAWLGGQPHVSAVSKRAAGVRGDLDHFGALGFLQGLLLVLRDAGHPGLLVVLDEVETLQRVRGDVRDKALNALRQLMDEVDSGRFPGLYLVMTGTPAFFDGPSGVPRLPPLAQRLATDFATDSRFDNPRAVQIRLAGFSHDSLVELGKRVRDLYSVGSPSSNRINLLVDDDYVSDLATGVAGRLGGRVGIAPRLFLKKLVGDVLDRVDQFEDFEPRRHYSLTLSREDMSEVEQNAGGLSANDIELEL